AAGTCGCCTTGAAGTCTTGGGATTCGTATGTCGTGACATATCCCAAGCTCGCGATGGGGAGAGCGCAGGTTACACCCGTCGAAGGTGCGGGAGGCAGTTCCCTGTACCATCTCTACGGCGTTGGTCTCACGGAATCCGAATCGGATGCGATTTGCGCCGAGATGGAGGCAAGGGGAGATTATTGTCAGGCCGTACAGCTCTAGAAGAAATTGCGCCGATGCGCGCTAATTAGCGGCTGATTCCGCCTATTTCCAATAGCCGAAGCGTTTCAGGGTGCCGCGAAAGACGCCGCTGGCGGCGCGGTCGCCGACGGTGAGCGGGGCCGTCGGGTCGCGGCCGAGCACGATCTCGCGATGGGCGATGTACAAGCCCGCGGCGGCGATGATGCCGCCGCCGACCCAGGTCCAGACGTCGACGCTCTGGTCGAAGGCGACGTAGCCGATGGCGGCGACGAACGGCAACCGGGCATAGTCGAACGGCATGATCGCCGAAGCGTCGGCGGCGCGGAAGGATCGGGTCAGGCATTGGTGGGCCAAAGTCGCCAGGCCGCCGATCGCGGCGAGCCACAACAGCGTGGTCCACGACGGCATGGTCCAGACGAACAGCGCCGGCACCAGCGACATCGGGGTCAGGAACAGCACCACATAGGTGACCATGGCGCCGTCGCCTTCGGTGCGCGACAGCGTCTTGATCAGGATACCGGCGCCAGCCATGAATACCGATGCCATGAGCACGACAATGGCGGGCTCGCTGATCGCCGCCATGCCGGGACGAAGGATGACGAGGACCCCTAGAAAGCCGACGATGGTCGCCGTCCAGCGGCGCAAGTGGACGACCTCGCCGAGCAGCGGAATGGCCAGCACAGTGGTGAACAGTGGAGCCGTGAAATTGAGCGCCACCGCCTCCGCCATCGGCATGTTGGAAAGCGCCCAGAACCAGCACAGCATGCCGCCGAGCCCCATGACCGCGCGCAGCAGGTGCAGTCTGAGACGCCCGGTTCTCAACCCGGAAAGACCGCTGCGCAGCAACCACGGCATCATGAACATGAGCCCGAACAGGTTGCGGAAGAAGACGATGACGAAGGGATCCAGTTGCGCCGAAACGTGACGGATGATACCGGACATCAGCGCAAAGCCGAGGGCGGCCAGCAACATCCACAACGCACCGGCGATGAAGGACTCGGTCGACGACCGGGGTCCCGCGCCATCTTCCATTGTTCGCGGCATCCCGTTGTTGTAGACGACCACCGTAGCGGCGACCAGGATGGCATACGCATCGCTGCCACGCGCCGCACGCAGGCCCTTTCGCCGGCCGATGGGGTCGGCGTATAGATAGGACATTGCCGCCAGCGAGCGAGAGGAGAAGAACCGTGGACCAACCGCTTTGGCAGCCGTCCGACGAGCGCAAGCGCGGCACCAATCTGTGGGCCTTCATGCGCCAGGTCGAGGCCGAGAACGGCATCACCCTCGACGATTACGAGTCGCTGTGGGCGTGGTCGATCACCGAGATCGAGAAGTTCTGGCTCGCGGTCTGGGATTTCTGCGGCGTCATCGGCGACGGGCCGGGCGAGCGGGTGCTCGTCGACGGCGACAAGATGCCGGGGGCGCGATTTTTTCCCGACGCCCGGTTGAATTTCGCCGAGAACCTGCTGCGCCGCCGCGACGACGGCGCGGCGCTGATATTCTGGGGCGAGGACAAAGTGAAGCGCGAGCTCAGCTGGGCCGAGCTCTACGATGGGGTTTCGCGGTTGGCGCGCGCGCTCGACGAAATCGGCATTGCCCCCGGTGACCGCGTCGCCGGAATCGTCGCCAACATGCCCGAAACCATCATGGCGATGCTGGCGACGACTAGCCGCGGCGCCGTATGGTCGTCGTGCTCGCCCGATTTCGGCGTCCAGGGTGTGGTCGATCGCTTCGGCCAGATCGAGCCTCGGGTGTTGTTCTGCGTCGACGGCTACCACTACAACGGCAAGACCCACAGCGTGCTGACCAAGCTGCCGGAAATCCTGGCGCAGATGCCGTCCGTGGAGAAGGTCGTGGTAATTCCCTACACCGAAGCGGACCCGGACCTGTCGCGGATACCCAACGCCGTGACGCTCGACGCGTTCATCGCGGGACGCGAAGCCGGGGCCATCGACTTCGTTCGCGTCGGTTTCAACGACCCGCTCTATATCATGTTTTCCAGCGGCACCACGGGGGTGCCCAAATGTATCGTCCACGGCGTCGGCGGCTCGCTCATGCAGCACCTCAAGGAGCACCGGCTGCTGTGCGATATTCGGCGCGACGACCGCGTCTTCTACTTCACCACCTGCGGTTGGATGATGTGGAACTGGCTGGCCTCGGTGCTGGCCTCGGAGGCGACGCTGCTGCTCTACGACGGCTCGCCGTTCCATCCCGACGGCAATGTGCTTTACGATTTCGCCGACGCCACCGGCATGACTTTGTTCGGCACCGGCGCCAAATACATCGACGCCTGCAACAAGGCGGGCCTGCACCCGGCCGAGACCCACAAGCTCGACACCCTCCGGGTCATGACCTCGACCGGTTCGACGCTGGTGCCCGAGGGCTTCGATTACGTCTACCGGCACATCAAGGCGGACATTCATCTGGCGTCGATATCCGGCGGCACCGATATCCTCGCCTGCTTCGTCGGCGGCAACCCGATCGGCGCCGTGTGGCGCGGCGAGATTCAGGCGCGGGCGCTGGGCATGGCCGCCGACGTGTTCGACGAATCGGGGCGGCCGGTGCGCGGCGAGAAAGGCGAGCTGGTGTGTACCAAGCCGTTTCCGTCGATGCCGCTCGGTTTCTGGAACGACCCCGACGGCGCGCGCTACCATGACGCCTACTACGCCCGCTTTCCCAACGTTTGGTGCCACGGAGACTACGTCATGCTGACCGAGCACAACGGCATCGTCATCTTCGGCCGCTCGGACGCGACGCTCAACGCCGGCGGCGTGCGCATCGGCACGGCGGAGATCTACCGCCAGGTCGAGAAGCTCGACGAAATCCAGGAGAGCATCGTCATCGGTCAGGACTGGGACGACGACACCCGGGTCGTCTTGTTCGTCGTGGTCCGCGACGGGGGCGAGCTCGACGATGCGTTGATCCAGAAGATTCGTCAGACCATCCGCGCCAATACATCGCCGCGTCATGTGCCGGCGAAGATCGTTCAGGTCAACGATATCCCGCGCACCAAGAGCAACAAGATCGTCGAGCTGGCGGTGCGCGAAGTGGTCCATGGCCGACCGGTGAAGAACGTCGAAGCGCTGGCCAATCCGGTCGCGCTCGAGGAGTTCCGCGACCGGCCCGAATTGCAGACCTGACGGCTACCGCCCGAGTAGACGGTTATGGCCGAGCTCGCCCTCAGCGCGTCCGAGAAGCGGCGCAGCCTGACCGCCGTCATAACCTGCATGACGCTGGTCGGGGTCACCATCGGCCT
The sequence above is a segment of the Alphaproteobacteria bacterium genome. Coding sequences within it:
- a CDS encoding acetoacetate--CoA ligase, with product MDQPLWQPSDERKRGTNLWAFMRQVEAENGITLDDYESLWAWSITEIEKFWLAVWDFCGVIGDGPGERVLVDGDKMPGARFFPDARLNFAENLLRRRDDGAALIFWGEDKVKRELSWAELYDGVSRLARALDEIGIAPGDRVAGIVANMPETIMAMLATTSRGAVWSSCSPDFGVQGVVDRFGQIEPRVLFCVDGYHYNGKTHSVLTKLPEILAQMPSVEKVVVIPYTEADPDLSRIPNAVTLDAFIAGREAGAIDFVRVGFNDPLYIMFSSGTTGVPKCIVHGVGGSLMQHLKEHRLLCDIRRDDRVFYFTTCGWMMWNWLASVLASEATLLLYDGSPFHPDGNVLYDFADATGMTLFGTGAKYIDACNKAGLHPAETHKLDTLRVMTSTGSTLVPEGFDYVYRHIKADIHLASISGGTDILACFVGGNPIGAVWRGEIQARALGMAADVFDESGRPVRGEKGELVCTKPFPSMPLGFWNDPDGARYHDAYYARFPNVWCHGDYVMLTEHNGIVIFGRSDATLNAGGVRIGTAEIYRQVEKLDEIQESIVIGQDWDDDTRVVLFVVVRDGGELDDALIQKIRQTIRANTSPRHVPAKIVQVNDIPRTKSNKIVELAVREVVHGRPVKNVEALANPVALEEFRDRPELQT
- a CDS encoding DMT family transporter is translated as MSYLYADPIGRRKGLRAARGSDAYAILVAATVVVYNNGMPRTMEDGAGPRSSTESFIAGALWMLLAALGFALMSGIIRHVSAQLDPFVIVFFRNLFGLMFMMPWLLRSGLSGLRTGRLRLHLLRAVMGLGGMLCWFWALSNMPMAEAVALNFTAPLFTTVLAIPLLGEVVHLRRWTATIVGFLGVLVILRPGMAAISEPAIVVLMASVFMAGAGILIKTLSRTEGDGAMVTYVVLFLTPMSLVPALFVWTMPSWTTLLWLAAIGGLATLAHQCLTRSFRAADASAIMPFDYARLPFVAAIGYVAFDQSVDVWTWVGGGIIAAAGLYIAHREIVLGRDPTAPLTVGDRAASGVFRGTLKRFGYWK